The DNA window GCCGCCTGGTTCGCGCCGGCTGAACTGACCTCGATACCGGTCACAGCGCGACTGCTGGATTTCCTGACGGCAGCCGGTGTGCTCGACCGTCGGCCGCCTCCGGACTGACCTGTTCTGGTGCATGTCGCTCTGGCAGAATGTCCGAGATGCGGGCGAGACTCCTGATTGTGATCACGACATGTGCTGCGGCCCTTGTGCTCAGCGGATGTTCAGACGACGACAGCGATGCCGTGACCGCGACGACAACCACGACCGCAACCGTCGTGCACAGCGTGTCAGACGCCCCGCGCAGCAGCTCCACACCGTCCGCCACTTCCGACTCGGGTGTGTGGACTGGCACCTGGGAGTCCCTCGGCGAGTCGCGGGCTGCCGTGTTGACCGTGTCCTCGACGGATCCCCTCACCGCCCGGATCGACATCACTCCGGGCCGCTGCGGTGCCACCTGGACCGAGGAATCGCGGCGAACCGGGGCGGATGGTGTGGTGGTCGAGGTCGCCGCACGAGTGACCTACGGGGAGTGTTCGGACAACCGCTGGACGGTGCGGCTGACACCGGATCGAATCAGCGGGATCGACACCACGGACCCGTCCACCACAGTGAATTTCACGCGAGACTGAAGGAGTCTTCATGACCGAGTTGCTGCCGCTGGATCCCGACGAGCTGCTGACCACGACGCGGTCGGTGCGTAAACGTCTTGACCTGGAGCGCCCGGTCCCGATCGAGATCGTCCGCGAGGCACTCGAGGTGGCCCTGCAGGCACCGACGGGCAGCAACAGCCAGACCTGGCACTGGATCGTGCTCACCGAACCGGATCTCAAGAAGCGCGTGGGCGAGCTGTACGCGAAATCCTTTGCCACGTATTACGCCAACCAGGCACCACGGGACGAGACCGGTCAGCGGGTCGCGTCGAGTGCGCAGTATCTGGCCGACGTCATGGGAGACGTACCGGTGCTGGTCATCGGCGCCATCTACACCGGCGGGGAACTTCCGACCGGTAACCAGGCGGGTGTGTGGGGATCGTTGCTCCCGGGTGCCTGGAGTCTGTCGCTCGCGTTGCGAGCACGGGGACTGGGATCGGCCTGGACCACGCTGCACCTTGCCTACGAGTCGGAGGTCGCCGAACTCCTCGGCATCCCGCCGACCGTTCATCAGGGTGTGTTGCTGCTGGTGGCCTACACCAAGGGCACGGATTTCCGTCCGGCCGAACGCAAACCGCTCGACAAGGTCCTGCACATCAACGGGTGGTGAGCATGGCGGGCGCTTCCGATGGCGCGGCACCCGACGAACCCCGTCAGACCCGCCGGGGCCAGGCGAAGGCCGCGCGTCGTGCCGAACTGCTCGAGGCGGCGGCCCACCAGATGGCTGCGCGTGGGTTCAGTGCGGTGCGTCTCGAGGACATCGGCCGCGCGGTCGGGGTGAGCGGTCCGGCGATGTACCGCCATTTCGCGTCGAAGTCGGACCTTCTCGACGAGATGCTCGTCGACATCAGTCAACGTCTGCACGACGGGGGCGCCGAGGTGGTCGCCCGGGGTGCCGCACCCGCCGACACCCTCGCCGACCTCATCCGTTTCCACATCGACGTCCTCGTCACCAAACCCGACCTCATCGCTGTGCAGGACCGCGACCTCGCCGCCCTGAGCCCTGACGCCAATCACCGGGTGCGATCCCTGCAACGGCGTTACGTCGAGCAGTGGGTGGATGTGCTGGTGGCCTGCGGTGAGACCGGCGTCGGCGTCACGACCGACCGCGACGAGGCGCGGGTCCGGGTGCACGCGACCTTCGGGCTGCTGAACTCCTCGCCGCGGCTGCCCGAGTTCCCCGAGACCCGACTGCGGCCGCTGCTGACCACGATGGCCACCGACGCGTTGCTGGGACGTAGGTGAGGGGAGCCTCCGGGTGGCGACGAAACCTGTACTCGCCGTCGTGCCCCGAGCGGACTATCCGTCCGTGCGGGTCGAGGTGTCCAGATTTCGGTCGACGACGGGGAGTCCCCGACCGATCGGTCAGATGAAAACAGTCGCCGATACTGCATACCGGACGCGCGGCAATCTACGCTGAGGCGTCTGAGAGAGCCCAGGCCGCGGATCGCGGCACCGATAGGAGAGCAGAACGTGACTTCGCCAGATCCCAGCAAGGGCGGCAGCCAAGGACCCCAGTCGGGCGGTTTCCCGGGGAGTTCCGAGGCGACCTCCTACGTCCCGACCGGCGGCGCACCCGGCTACGGCACGCCCAACGCGCCGGCGAGCGGGCAGATCCCCGCCCAGAGCGGCCAGTGGAGTGCGCAGAATCCGGCTCCGCAGTTCGGCGGCGGTCACTACGATCCGAACGCCCAGTACGACCCGAATAATCAGTACGGCGCCTCGGGTGGGCAACCGTATGCGCCCCGCCCGCGTCCGGACCTGTCGCTGATCCTCGCGCTGGCGTCCGCGCTCCTCGGTATCGTCACCTACTTCATGGGCTTCGTCAGCTGGATCACGGTGGCCTCCGGGGTGGAGGACGAGGCCGACGACTGGGCCAACGACCTCGCGAACGGGGACACGGGCGTGCCCGGCTTCTTCTCCTACGAGATCCTCCTCAACCCGGGCAAGTTCCTCATCCTGCTCGGTGCCGTCGCCGTGGCCACGACCCTGGTTCTGGTGCCTCGCTATCGCAAGGCGCTGCCGTTCCTGGCGGTGATCGCCACCGCGGGATGGCTGGCCCTGTTCGCGGCCGCGCTGGCGTTGCCGCCCGTCGTCAACCTCGGTGCCGGCGCGATCGTGGCGCTGATCTTCGGTTTCCTGCAGGTGGCGTTGCTCCTGGGGGCGTCCTTCGTCTTCGGTCTGAAGCGTGACGAGGTGGCGCCGGACCCCGCGGTGGCTCGCTGATCGATCGGTGAACGACGACGAGCGCGGAGCAGCGGAGACCGATCCGCTGGTCCGCGCTCTTCGTCTGGGCGGCAGCGTGTTCGCCGAGGAGGAGGCGACACTGCTGCGCGCCGGCGCCGTCGATCCCGAGCAGCTCGCCGCCTGGTGTGCGCGTCGCGTCGCGGGGGAGCCGCTCGAGCACATCCTCGGCTGGGTCGGCTTCGCGGGTCTGCGTCTGGCGGTCGGCCCCGGGGTGTTCGTACCGCGTCAGCGCTCGGTGCTGGTGGCCGACGCCGCGGTCGCCCACATTCTTACGAGCGGCGCGAATCCGACGCTACTGGAGGCGTTTTGCGGTGTCGCACCCATCGCCACCGTGGTGCACCACCGCGTTCCCGGGGCTTCGATTCACCTCACCGACGCCGACCCGGTGGCGCTGCGATACGCCCGACGCAATGTCGGTGACGATGCCGGCGTGTACGTGGGACCGGGCTTTTCCGGTGTGCCCGCGCATCTTCGGGGTTACATCGACGTCGTTGCCGCGGTGCCGCCGTATGTTCCGGAGCGCGACTTCGAGCAGCTTCCGCACGAGGCCCGTGAGTACGAACCGCGCGCCGCGCTGATCGCCGGCCCCGACGGCCTCGACCATGTTCGGGAGCTGATCGACGATGCCGCCGAATGGCTTTCACCACACGGCGTGCTGGTCGTCGAGATGAATCATGCGCAGTTCGATGCGACGGCCGAGCATGCTCGCGCCCGGGGCTTGCGCGCCGAGGTGATCGTCGGCGACGACGGACAGACGGTGGTGGCGCGCCTTCGGCGTTGACCGTGTTCGCCTGCCCGGTCGACGCGAAGCGACGCACGATGAACGTGTTCGCCTGCCCGGTCAACGCGAGACGACGCCCCGTCAACGAGCGGTCAGATGCCCAACTCGGCCCGCATGCGCGCCATCTCGGCGTGGTAGCGCTCGACGTTGCGCATCTTGACACCCTCGTATCCGCGGACCATGTCGGGAAGCTGGGCGAGGGTGACGAGGGCGGGTCGTCGATCGTCGCCGACCCGGCCGGTGCGCAGTGCGTCGAGCATGGTGTCGACGAGTTCGCGGTACTCGACGATGAGCGCGCGTTCGGTGCGGCGGATCTCGTTGTGGCCGAAGGGGTCGAAGCGGGTGCCGCGCAGCTTCTTCATCTTGGCCAGGGCGGACATCGGGCGTTGCGACCAGGCGCCCAGCGACAGCTTCTCCTTCATGCCCATCGCGCGCAGCGTCGGCGGATGCAGGCGAACCGCGACCTTGGCGTCGTCGCCGAAGGATTCGGCGACCTGCTCGGCGAAGGCGGGGTCGGCGGTCAGCCGCGCCACCTCGTACTCGTCCTTGTAGGCCATCAGCTTGAACAGGTGCCGCGCCACCGCGTCGGTGAGGGCGGGATCGCCGGCCTCCTCGTGCACCCGGGTCACGACGCCGAGATACTCACGGGCGTAACGCTCGTCGGCGTAGGCGATGAGCTCGTCGTAGCGGATCGCGATGGTGCGGGCCAGATCGTCGGTGACGCCGAGGCCGTCGACGACGCGCAGTGCGGCGTCGCTCGGTGTGATCTCCGACGACGAGGACCCGTGCAACGCGGCGAGGACCGCCGTCACCGCGTCGGCATCGGCCACCACCTGCCGGCCGCGCCGGAACGCCTGCGTATTGGCCGACACCGCAACGCCGTTCAGCTCGATGGCCCGCTCGATCGATTCAGCGGAGATCGCCAGCGCGGCGGTCTGGTAGGCGGCACCGACCATCAGCATGTTGGCGTACTGCTCGTCACCGAACAGTTGCGTGGACAGCTCGCCGGAATCGAGGTACACCGCCCGTGACACCCGCGCGTCGATGGCCGAATGCACCTGCGCCGCGGCGGGGAAGCCGACGGTGGTGTCGATGACCATGAGCCCGGTGGGGATCTGGGTGGTGGACACCACCGCGACCGTCTTCTCCGCGGCGGCCACCTTGAGGTTCACCGGATCGGTGCCGACCAGCGGGTCGCACACCAGATACAGGTCGCAGTCGTCGGAGGCGACCTTGGCGGACTGCTCGGTGACCTGCGGCGAGACCTTCACGTCGCTCACCACGGCGCCGCCCTTCTGGGCCAGGCCGGTCATGTCGACGGTGCGCGAGAAGTGCCCGTCGAGCACGGCGGCGGTCGCGAGCACCTGAGACACCGTCACCACGCCGGTGCCGCCGATCCCGGTGACCCGCAACGAGAACGTGTCCCGCAGCGGCCGCAGCGCCGGGACCGGCAGCGCCGATGCGTCGATGTCCTCCGCCCGCACCGACTTGCGGCGTGTTCGCGGGGTGACGGTGACGAACGACGGGCAATCGCCCTTGAGGCAGGACATGTCGAGGTTGCAGGAACTCTGGTCGATACGGGTCTTGCGGCCGAATTCGCTGTCCACCGGGTGCACCGACAGGCAGTTGGACTTCTCGCCGCAATCGCCGCAGCCCTCGCAGATGCGCTCGTTGATCATCACTCGCGTCGTCGGGGTCTCCATGGTGCCGCGCTTGCGCTTGCGCCGCTTCTCGGCGGCACAGTGTTGGTCGTGGACGAGGACCGTCACACCCGGAACCGTGGCGAGTTCGGTTTGCACGTCCAGCATCTCGTCGCGGTGGCGTACCTCGACGCCGGACGGGAGCCGCAGATCACGGGTGCGCTGCGGGTCGTCGGAGGTCACCACGATGCGGGCCACGCCCTCGTCGAGCAACAGCGAGGTCAGGCGCGGCAAACTCATGGCGCCCACCGGATCCTGACCGCCGGTCATCGCGACGGTGCCGTTGTAGAGCAGCTTGTAGGTGATGTTCTCACCGGACGCGACAGCCGCTCGCAGCGCCAGCGACGCCGAATGCATGAACGTGCCGTCGCCGACGTTCTGCACAAAGTGATCGGCTTCCACGAACGGGGCCATGCCGATCCACTGCGCACCTTCGCCACCCATCTGGGTGACCCCGGCGACGTCGCCGACCTGCCGCGGGTCCATCAGCAACACCATGGCGTGACAACCGATTCCGGCACCCACCAGGGTGTCCGGCGAGACCTTGGTGGAGCTGTTGTGCGGGCAGCCCGAACAGAAGTACGGGGTGCGCACCGCCAGCGGGAGCTCGATGCGCGTGGGCCGCGCGGACTTGCGGTCCAACCAGGCCTGCGCGGGTTCGACGCCGTGCCGGGCGAGTCGTGCGGCCAGGCCGCGGCACACGGCGTCCACATCGAGTTCGCCGAAGCGCGAGAACAACATCGAGCCGTCCTCGTGGGATTTGCCGACGATGCGCGGCGCGCGCGGATGGCGGAACAGGATGTCGCGCATCATCGTCTCGATGAAGTCGCGCTTCTCCTCGATGACGATCACCTCGTCGAGGTCGCCGCGCGCGGTGCCGAACATGAACTCGTCGAGGATCTCTCGCTCGATGGGGTACACCATGCCGAGTTTGAGGATGCGGATACCCAGGCGGCGCAGATCGTTGTCGTCGATGCGCATGAGGCGCAGCGCTTCCCGCAGATCGAGATATGTCTTGCCGGCGGCGACGATACCGATCCGGTCGTCCGGGCTGGACACGACGATCCGGTTGATGCCGTTGAGTCGGGCGTACTCCAGGGCGCGCGGGATCCGGGTGGTCAGCTGATTCTGTTCGAGCTCCATCAGGTTGGCGCCGAGCAGCCGTCCGCTCGGCACATGCGGGCTGCGGCCGAGGTCGCCGAGGTCGGGCACGATCCGGTCGGGGGAGACCTCGGCGGTGGTGGCGCCATCGGCGACGTGCGCGGAGATCTTCATCGACGTCCACAGTCCGCTGACGCGGCTCATCACCGCCGCGTGGACGCCCAGGTCGAGGATGTCCTGCGAGTCGCCGGGGTAGAGGATCGGCATGTAGAGATCCGCCAGCGCCATCTCCGACGCGCAGGGGACCGTGGAACTCTTGGCGCCCGGATCGTCGCCGACGAGGGCCACCGCGCCGCCGTCGGGATGGGTGCCGATGAGGTTGGCGTGGCGCAGGGCATCGGTGGCGCGGTCGAGTCCGGGGGCCTTGCCGTACCAGTACCCGACGACGCCGTCGCGGTTGTCGCTCAGCGCGGCGACCTGTGCGGCGACCTGGGAACCCATCACCGACGTCGCGGCGAGCTCCTCGTTGAGGCCGGGCCGGTGAACCACGTCGTAGGGGTCGAGGTACTTGCCCCGACGCGCGATCTCGAGGTCATAGCCGGCCAGCGGCGAACCCTCGTAGCCGGAGATGAAGGAGGCGGTCCGTAGGTTCTGGCGGCGGTCGACGCGAGCGCGGTCGCGGACCATGCGCACCAGGGCCTGGATGCCGGTGAGGAAGATGGTGCCCGATTCGCGGGTGTAGCGGTCGTCGAGCGAAAAGCTGGTGTCACCTGCGCTGTCACGGGTCGCCGGGGGCTGTGCGGCGAGCCGGGGTGCGCGGTCGTCTGCGAGGGTCATGGGGTCACCTGGCCTTTGCGTGTGTAGGTCGCCGGTGGGCTGTTGATGAGGCGTCGCGGCGGCGTGGTTGTGCGAAACCCAGGGGTGGCGGGCTCATCACCACGATAC is part of the Gordonia bronchialis DSM 43247 genome and encodes:
- a CDS encoding nitroreductase family protein produces the protein MTELLPLDPDELLTTTRSVRKRLDLERPVPIEIVREALEVALQAPTGSNSQTWHWIVLTEPDLKKRVGELYAKSFATYYANQAPRDETGQRVASSAQYLADVMGDVPVLVIGAIYTGGELPTGNQAGVWGSLLPGAWSLSLALRARGLGSAWTTLHLAYESEVAELLGIPPTVHQGVLLLVAYTKGTDFRPAERKPLDKVLHINGW
- a CDS encoding TetR/AcrR family transcriptional regulator, producing MAGASDGAAPDEPRQTRRGQAKAARRAELLEAAAHQMAARGFSAVRLEDIGRAVGVSGPAMYRHFASKSDLLDEMLVDISQRLHDGGAEVVARGAAPADTLADLIRFHIDVLVTKPDLIAVQDRDLAALSPDANHRVRSLQRRYVEQWVDVLVACGETGVGVTTDRDEARVRVHATFGLLNSSPRLPEFPETRLRPLLTTMATDALLGRR
- a CDS encoding DUF5336 domain-containing protein, translated to MTSPDPSKGGSQGPQSGGFPGSSEATSYVPTGGAPGYGTPNAPASGQIPAQSGQWSAQNPAPQFGGGHYDPNAQYDPNNQYGASGGQPYAPRPRPDLSLILALASALLGIVTYFMGFVSWITVASGVEDEADDWANDLANGDTGVPGFFSYEILLNPGKFLILLGAVAVATTLVLVPRYRKALPFLAVIATAGWLALFAAALALPPVVNLGAGAIVALIFGFLQVALLLGASFVFGLKRDEVAPDPAVAR
- a CDS encoding N5-glutamine methyltransferase family protein, with the protein product MNDDERGAAETDPLVRALRLGGSVFAEEEATLLRAGAVDPEQLAAWCARRVAGEPLEHILGWVGFAGLRLAVGPGVFVPRQRSVLVADAAVAHILTSGANPTLLEAFCGVAPIATVVHHRVPGASIHLTDADPVALRYARRNVGDDAGVYVGPGFSGVPAHLRGYIDVVAAVPPYVPERDFEQLPHEAREYEPRAALIAGPDGLDHVRELIDDAAEWLSPHGVLVVEMNHAQFDATAEHARARGLRAEVIVGDDGQTVVARLRR
- a CDS encoding indolepyruvate ferredoxin oxidoreductase family protein, coding for MTLADDRAPRLAAQPPATRDSAGDTSFSLDDRYTRESGTIFLTGIQALVRMVRDRARVDRRQNLRTASFISGYEGSPLAGYDLEIARRGKYLDPYDVVHRPGLNEELAATSVMGSQVAAQVAALSDNRDGVVGYWYGKAPGLDRATDALRHANLIGTHPDGGAVALVGDDPGAKSSTVPCASEMALADLYMPILYPGDSQDILDLGVHAAVMSRVSGLWTSMKISAHVADGATTAEVSPDRIVPDLGDLGRSPHVPSGRLLGANLMELEQNQLTTRIPRALEYARLNGINRIVVSSPDDRIGIVAAGKTYLDLREALRLMRIDDNDLRRLGIRILKLGMVYPIEREILDEFMFGTARGDLDEVIVIEEKRDFIETMMRDILFRHPRAPRIVGKSHEDGSMLFSRFGELDVDAVCRGLAARLARHGVEPAQAWLDRKSARPTRIELPLAVRTPYFCSGCPHNSSTKVSPDTLVGAGIGCHAMVLLMDPRQVGDVAGVTQMGGEGAQWIGMAPFVEADHFVQNVGDGTFMHSASLALRAAVASGENITYKLLYNGTVAMTGGQDPVGAMSLPRLTSLLLDEGVARIVVTSDDPQRTRDLRLPSGVEVRHRDEMLDVQTELATVPGVTVLVHDQHCAAEKRRKRKRGTMETPTTRVMINERICEGCGDCGEKSNCLSVHPVDSEFGRKTRIDQSSCNLDMSCLKGDCPSFVTVTPRTRRKSVRAEDIDASALPVPALRPLRDTFSLRVTGIGGTGVVTVSQVLATAAVLDGHFSRTVDMTGLAQKGGAVVSDVKVSPQVTEQSAKVASDDCDLYLVCDPLVGTDPVNLKVAAAEKTVAVVSTTQIPTGLMVIDTTVGFPAAAQVHSAIDARVSRAVYLDSGELSTQLFGDEQYANMLMVGAAYQTAALAISAESIERAIELNGVAVSANTQAFRRGRQVVADADAVTAVLAALHGSSSSEITPSDAALRVVDGLGVTDDLARTIAIRYDELIAYADERYAREYLGVVTRVHEEAGDPALTDAVARHLFKLMAYKDEYEVARLTADPAFAEQVAESFGDDAKVAVRLHPPTLRAMGMKEKLSLGAWSQRPMSALAKMKKLRGTRFDPFGHNEIRRTERALIVEYRELVDTMLDALRTGRVGDDRRPALVTLAQLPDMVRGYEGVKMRNVERYHAEMARMRAELGI